The Oncorhynchus tshawytscha isolate Ot180627B linkage group LG05, Otsh_v2.0, whole genome shotgun sequence genome includes a window with the following:
- the LOC112250850 gene encoding follistatin-related protein 3, protein MGFLTALFGMTLVALCQIFGSYHVNAGMCWLQQSQEQRCDMVLMRGVSREECCAGGRLDTAWSNTSLPINEVSLLGFLGIVSCKLCKETCDGVKCGPGKVCKMMVGRPQCVCSPDCTNISIKHAVCGSDGKSYRDECALLMARCKGHPDLEVMYQGECKKSCSNVVCPGTHTCVTDQTNSAHCVMCRMTPCPIPLKSEVPICGNDNITYPSACHLRRATCFLGRSIGVRHYGNCSSVPRNSMDLEGSEENSL, encoded by the exons ATGGGCTTTTTGACTGCTCTTTTCGGTATGACACTTGTTGCTTTGTGTCAAATCTTTGGCAGTTACCATGTAAATG CGGGGATGTGCTGGCTGCAGCAGAGCCAGGAGCAGCGCTGTGACATGGTGCTGATGCGTGGGGTCAGCAGGGAGGAATGCTGCGCCGGGGGCCGTCTAGACACGGCCTGGTCCAACACCAGTCTGCCCATCAATGAGGTCAGCCTGCTGGGCTTCCTGGGAATCGTGTCCTGCAAACTCTGCAAAG AGACCTGTGATGGTGTGAAATGCGGCCCAGGGAAGGTGTGTAAGATGATGGTTGGacgtcctcagtgtgtgtgttctcctgacTGCACTAACATCTCCATAAAGCATGCTGTGTGTGGGAGCGATGGGAAGTCCTACCGTGATGAGTGTGCTCTGCTGATGGCCCGCTGTAAGGGCCACCCTGATCTGGAGGTCATGTACCAGGGAGAATGCAAAA AGTCGTGCTCCAACGTGGTGTGCCCGGGTACCCACACCTGTGTGACGGACCAGACTAACAGTGCCCACTGTGTCATGTGCCGCATGACCCCCTGCCCAATACCGCTGAAGTCCGAGGTGCCTATCTGTGGCAATGACAACATCACCTACCCCAGCGCCTGCCACCTCCGCAGAGCCACCTGCTTTCTGGGGCGCTCCATAGGAGTGCGTCACTATGGCAACTGCTCTA gtgttcCGAGGAACAGTATGGATTTGGAGGGCAGTGAGGAGAATTCACTCTAG
- the LOC112250851 gene encoding E3 ubiquitin-protein ligase RNF126, with the protein MAEAPPWPRQFFCHRCSEEISPRLPDYTCPRCESGFIEELLEERSSENGSTSTISSGDQNQQSLENVDSSHMATFPSGYGQFALGVFDDSFDFGAGQGTEDNRDTENRREQELASRQRYGARQPRGRHDIRGQAGRHEGVPTLEGIIQQLVNGIIAPTAMPNIGVGPWGVLHSNPMDYAWGANGLDAIITQLLNQFENTGPPPADRDKIKSLPTIPITQEHVVSGLECPVCKEDYSAGENVRQLPCNHLFHNDCIIPWLEQHDTCPVCRKSLSGQNTAMNPPGLSGMNFAAASSPTPPSSTSTNNENSANNC; encoded by the exons ATGGCAGAAGCACCTCCATGGCCCAGACAGTTTTTCTGTCACAGATGTTCGGAAGAGATCAGCCCTCGCCTCCCG GATTACACATGTCCACGGTGTGAATCTGGCTTCATCGAGGAACTGCTGGAGGAAAGAAG CAGTGAAAATGGGTCCACATCCACCATCTCCAGCGGTGATCAGAACCAACAGTCGTTAGAG AATGTGGACTCTTCACACATGGCTACATTCCCATCGGGTTACGGACAATTTGCTCTGGGTGTCTTTGACGACTCCTTTGATTTTGGAGCGGGGCAGGGAACAGAGGACAACCGCGACACAGAGAACCGGCGGGAACAGGAGTTGGCATCACGGCAGCGTTACGGCGCCAGGCAACCTCGCGGCCGCCATGACATCCggggacaggcagggagacatgaGGGAGTGCCCACTCTAGAGGG AATCATTCAGCAGCTAGTGAATGGAATAATCGCCCCTACGGCAATGCCAAATATTGGTGTGGGACCCTG GGGTGTGCTCCACTCTAACCCCATGGATTATGCCTGGGGTGCCAACGGACTAGATgcaatcattacacag TTATTAAATCAATTTGAGAACACTGGCCCTCCGCCAGCTGACAGGGACAAAATCAAGAGCCTTCCCACAATCCCAATCACACAGGAGCATGTTG TCTCAGGTCTAGAATGTCCAGTGTGTAAAGAAGACTACAGTGCTGGAGAAAATGTTAGGCAACTTCCATGTAACCATTTGTTTCATAATGATTGCATAATACCTTGGCTTGAACAG CACGACACATGTCCAGTGTGCAGGAAAAGCTTGAGTGGACAGAACACCGCTATGAATCCTCCAGGTCTATCAGGGATGAACTTTGCCGCGGCCTCATCCCCTACACCCCCGTCCTCCACTTCAACCAACAACGAGAACTCAGCCAACAACTGCTAA